The following coding sequences lie in one Peribacillus frigoritolerans genomic window:
- the accA gene encoding acetyl-CoA carboxylase carboxyl transferase subunit alpha, whose translation MIYELEFERPITDLRNKIKELKSISKDADVDLTAEIETLEKRLEKLEVDIYNHLKPWDRVQIARHPARPTTLDYIPLLFNDFIEFHGDRYYGDDEAIVAGIAQFDGLAVTVIGHQRGKDTKENIRRNFGMPHPEGYRKALRLMKQAEKFNRPIICFIDTKGAFPGKAAEERGQSEAIAKNLFEMAGLKVPVISIVIGEGGSGGALALGVGDRIFMLENSTYSVISPEGAAALLWKDASQAKRAAESMKITAPDLNRLGVIDEIIPEVRGGAHRDSNLQAEAIKDILKRSFNELLPLNSDDLINQRYMKFKKIGEYEFAKQPEGEPKEVEQHS comes from the coding sequence ATGATTTACGAATTGGAGTTCGAGCGTCCCATTACGGACCTCAGAAATAAGATTAAAGAGCTAAAGTCTATTTCGAAGGATGCTGATGTAGACCTTACCGCTGAAATCGAAACATTGGAAAAGCGTTTAGAGAAGCTGGAAGTGGATATTTATAACCATCTTAAACCGTGGGATCGCGTTCAGATTGCCCGGCATCCAGCACGTCCGACGACGCTTGATTACATTCCGCTATTATTCAATGACTTCATCGAGTTTCATGGTGATCGTTATTATGGGGATGATGAAGCGATTGTCGCTGGAATCGCGCAATTTGATGGACTTGCCGTGACGGTCATCGGCCATCAACGAGGTAAGGATACGAAGGAAAACATCCGTCGTAACTTTGGCATGCCCCATCCTGAAGGCTATCGAAAAGCATTGCGTCTGATGAAACAGGCTGAAAAATTCAACCGGCCGATCATTTGTTTCATTGATACGAAGGGAGCTTTCCCTGGTAAAGCTGCTGAAGAGCGCGGGCAAAGTGAAGCCATTGCGAAAAACCTTTTCGAAATGGCAGGGCTGAAGGTACCGGTCATCAGTATAGTCATCGGTGAAGGCGGAAGCGGAGGTGCATTGGCACTTGGCGTCGGAGACCGAATTTTCATGCTTGAGAACTCAACATATTCGGTAATTTCCCCTGAAGGGGCTGCAGCCTTGCTGTGGAAGGATGCCTCCCAGGCTAAGAGGGCTGCGGAATCGATGAAAATCACGGCTCCCGACTTAAACCGCTTAGGAGTCATCGATGAGATCATTCCTGAAGTGAGGGGCGGCGCCCATCGGGATTCGAATTTACAGGCTGAAGCCATCAAGGATATCCTGAAACGTTCATTCAATGAACTTCTGCCATTGAATAGTGATGATCTTATCAACCAGCGTTATATGAAATTCAAGAAAATCGGTGAATATGAATTTGCAAAACAACCTGAGGGCGAACCTAAGGAAGTGGAACAGCATTCATAA
- a CDS encoding DUF441 domain-containing protein: MINGPVVFLILLAAIGWFGKNTSLIMAAGFLLIMKLIGLDAKVFPYLEAKGINLGVTIITISVLIPIANGAIGFKELGDAIKSPYAWIALASGIAVALIAKNGITLLSHDPHITTALVFGTILAVALFKGVAVGPLIGAGIAYLCMQVFNFFK, from the coding sequence ATGATCAACGGTCCTGTCGTATTTTTAATTCTGCTTGCTGCAATCGGTTGGTTTGGGAAAAATACCTCACTGATCATGGCTGCGGGTTTTCTTTTAATCATGAAACTGATTGGCCTTGATGCCAAAGTGTTTCCATACCTGGAAGCGAAAGGAATAAACCTGGGCGTTACGATCATCACGATTTCCGTACTCATACCAATAGCAAACGGGGCGATAGGTTTCAAGGAACTAGGAGATGCGATAAAATCTCCTTATGCCTGGATTGCGCTTGCATCTGGAATAGCCGTTGCGCTCATAGCAAAGAATGGGATTACGCTCCTGTCACATGATCCGCACATTACCACGGCTCTTGTTTTTGGGACGATTCTTGCGGTCGCATTATTCAAAGGTGTGGCTGTCGGTCCGTTAATCGGGGCGGGAATTGCTTATTTATGCATGCAGGTCTTCAATTTCTTTAAATGA
- the pfkA gene encoding 6-phosphofructokinase — MKRIGVLTSGGDSPGMNAAVRAVVRKAIFHEIEVFGIYHGYQGLINGNIKKLELGSVGDIIHRGGTMLHTARCPEFKTEEGQLKAIEQLNKLGIEGIVIIGGDGSYRGAKALTERGFPCIGVPGTIDNDIPGTDFTIGFDTALNTVIDAIDKIRDTATSHERTYVVEVMGRDAGDIALWAGLAGGAETILCPEYEYDIDDLIGKLNRGHDRGKKHSIIIVAEGVGSAVDISRSIEAKAGIETRVTVLGHVQRGGSPSANDRVLASRLGAKAVELLLEGKGGRAVGIEQNQLVDYDIIEALAKPHTIDKKMYDLSAELSI, encoded by the coding sequence ATGAAAAGAATAGGTGTATTGACAAGTGGAGGAGATTCTCCAGGCATGAATGCGGCAGTCCGAGCGGTTGTCCGGAAAGCAATTTTTCATGAAATTGAGGTCTTCGGGATTTATCATGGTTATCAGGGTTTAATAAATGGAAATATAAAGAAGCTTGAACTTGGGTCGGTCGGGGATATCATTCATCGAGGCGGCACGATGTTACATACGGCTCGCTGTCCGGAATTTAAGACAGAGGAAGGCCAGCTGAAAGCGATTGAACAATTGAATAAACTTGGTATCGAGGGCATTGTCATAATTGGTGGCGATGGTTCATACCGCGGAGCAAAAGCTTTAACGGAAAGGGGCTTTCCTTGTATCGGAGTTCCTGGAACAATTGATAATGACATACCGGGTACGGACTTTACGATTGGTTTCGATACGGCCCTGAATACAGTCATCGATGCTATCGATAAAATTCGGGATACGGCTACTTCTCATGAAAGGACTTATGTGGTTGAAGTGATGGGAAGAGATGCCGGCGATATTGCGCTTTGGGCTGGATTGGCTGGCGGAGCTGAAACGATTCTTTGTCCTGAATATGAATATGATATAGATGATTTGATTGGGAAGCTGAACCGCGGACATGACCGAGGGAAAAAGCACAGTATCATCATTGTAGCTGAAGGCGTTGGAAGTGCCGTTGATATCTCCAGGAGTATTGAGGCGAAAGCAGGAATTGAAACCCGTGTAACTGTCCTGGGCCATGTTCAGCGCGGAGGATCTCCTTCGGCTAATGACCGGGTATTGGCAAGCCGCCTTGGAGCAAAAGCGGTTGAATTGCTTCTTGAAGGAAAAGGAGGCAGGGCTGTAGGGATAGAACAAAATCAACTTGTTGATTATGATATCATCGAAGCTCTTGCTAAACCGCATACAATTGACAAGAAGATGTATGATTTATCTGCAGAGCTATCGATTTAA
- the ytvI gene encoding sporulation integral membrane protein YtvI has protein sequence MNPVYMYRFIRSLLVVGGVILGGIAVFYLSKYTYPFIIAMIIAFLMNPLVTFFERKGRLPRGLAVFVSLLLIFLLFAGLITLLVAEIISGTNYLAGVIPKHIETIVDYIETYIATTVIPLYNQIAAMFNNLDIEQQDTVLKNIQNIGESITTGVSGFIQAFLKNIPTIIGWFPTTATALLFTLLGTFFISKDWDTFGRMTGKVLPDKIFADAKRLFKDLKRALFGFIRAQFTLVSLTTVTILIGFLILGVNYSITIALICGLVDIIPYLGTGTIFIPWIIFEFIAGNTSLAIGLSVLYIIVVVQRQLIEPKVLSSSIGLDPLATLIALFIGFKLIGFLGLIAGPVVLVIFNTLQRANVFKAIWTFIIGDTKKTT, from the coding sequence TTGAATCCGGTATATATGTATCGTTTCATTCGCTCTTTACTGGTCGTTGGAGGGGTAATTTTAGGCGGGATTGCCGTGTTTTATTTATCTAAATATACATATCCATTCATCATTGCCATGATAATCGCTTTCTTGATGAATCCCCTGGTCACTTTTTTCGAAAGGAAAGGGAGGCTGCCCCGAGGGTTGGCTGTATTCGTTTCCCTGTTACTCATTTTCCTTTTATTTGCAGGTCTTATCACCTTACTGGTTGCCGAGATCATTTCAGGAACCAATTACCTTGCCGGAGTCATCCCGAAACACATTGAAACCATCGTGGATTATATAGAAACATACATCGCGACCACCGTCATCCCTTTATATAATCAAATAGCTGCCATGTTCAATAATTTGGATATCGAACAGCAAGATACAGTCCTCAAGAATATCCAAAATATCGGTGAGTCCATCACTACCGGAGTAAGCGGCTTCATTCAAGCTTTCTTGAAGAACATCCCCACAATCATCGGATGGTTTCCAACTACAGCAACAGCACTCCTTTTTACACTGCTGGGCACTTTCTTCATCAGCAAAGATTGGGATACCTTTGGCCGAATGACCGGAAAAGTGTTGCCTGATAAGATTTTTGCGGATGCAAAGCGTTTATTCAAGGATTTAAAAAGGGCTTTGTTCGGATTTATCCGGGCACAATTCACTCTTGTTTCATTGACGACTGTCACGATTTTAATCGGATTTCTCATTTTAGGGGTGAATTATTCAATTACCATTGCCCTGATATGCGGGCTGGTCGATATCATCCCCTATTTAGGGACAGGTACGATTTTCATTCCATGGATCATCTTTGAATTCATCGCCGGCAATACAAGTCTCGCAATCGGTTTGTCCGTCCTTTACATAATCGTCGTTGTCCAACGTCAGCTAATAGAACCAAAAGTACTTTCTTCCAGTATTGGTTTGGATCCGCTTGCCACTCTCATCGCCTTATTCATCGGCTTCAAATTGATCGGTTTCCTAGGTCTGATTGCAGGACCTGTAGTGCTTGTCATATTCAATACACTTCAGCGTGCAAATGTCTTCAAGGCCATATGGACTTTCATCATCGGGGATACAAAGAAAACCACTTAA
- the aceB gene encoding malate synthase A has product MITEAKGLQITGSIKPGYEQILTTDALQFIERIERHFSGRRAELLERRKSVQEELNQGKLPDFLEETMHIRESDWTIAPLPNDLQDRRVEITGPVDRKMIINAMNSGANVFMADFEDANSPTWENCIDGQLNLRDAIRGTISFKNPNGKVYELNERTAVLKVRPRGWHLEEKHVLLDGQPISASIFDFGLYFYHNAKALIEKQSGPYFYLPKLESHLEARLWNEIFVYAQNDLRIPQGTIKATVLIETILAAFEMDEILYELKEHSAGLNCGRWDYIFSFLKKFRHSDDVIFPDRQQVTMTVPNMRAYSLLAIKTCHTRNAPAIGGMAAQIPVKNDPVKNDEAFAKVRADKEREARDGHDGTWVAHPGMVSTAKEVFDLLVPKPNQIFRKREDVHVTAQELLAVPEGTITEAGLRTNINVGIQYIASWLSGRGAAPINNLMEDAATAEISRAQVWQWIRHPKGILEDGRKITEELFHQIKEEELAVIKSEVGEETFISGKFEESTKLFEQLIEADDFADFLTNAAYEKLS; this is encoded by the coding sequence ATGATTACGGAAGCAAAAGGCTTACAAATTACAGGCAGCATTAAGCCAGGATATGAACAAATACTTACAACGGATGCTCTTCAATTCATCGAAAGAATTGAACGGCATTTCAGTGGAAGAAGGGCAGAACTTCTGGAACGTCGGAAAAGCGTTCAGGAAGAACTGAATCAAGGCAAGCTTCCTGATTTCCTTGAAGAAACGATGCATATTCGTGAAAGTGATTGGACAATTGCGCCCCTCCCGAATGATTTGCAGGACCGCAGGGTTGAAATCACTGGACCTGTCGATCGTAAAATGATCATTAATGCCATGAACTCAGGTGCCAATGTATTCATGGCGGACTTTGAAGATGCCAATTCGCCCACTTGGGAGAATTGCATTGATGGTCAATTGAATCTGCGCGATGCAATCCGCGGAACCATTTCATTTAAAAATCCAAATGGCAAAGTGTATGAATTAAATGAAAGAACAGCTGTCCTAAAGGTAAGGCCGCGCGGCTGGCATTTAGAGGAAAAACATGTCCTTTTGGATGGACAGCCTATATCAGCCAGCATTTTTGACTTTGGACTGTACTTTTACCACAACGCAAAAGCATTGATTGAAAAACAAAGCGGTCCATACTTTTACTTACCAAAATTGGAAAGCCATCTCGAAGCAAGATTATGGAATGAAATATTCGTATATGCACAGAACGATTTGAGAATTCCGCAAGGAACCATCAAGGCAACGGTCTTGATAGAAACGATTCTTGCTGCATTCGAAATGGATGAAATTCTGTACGAGCTGAAAGAACATTCGGCAGGCCTGAACTGTGGCCGCTGGGATTATATCTTTAGTTTCCTGAAAAAATTCCGTCACTCGGATGATGTTATCTTCCCAGATCGGCAGCAGGTCACGATGACCGTCCCGAATATGAGGGCGTATTCCCTGCTGGCAATCAAAACATGTCACACTCGTAATGCTCCTGCAATTGGCGGGATGGCCGCGCAAATTCCTGTTAAAAATGATCCGGTTAAGAACGATGAGGCTTTTGCGAAAGTAAGGGCAGATAAAGAACGCGAAGCAAGAGACGGTCATGATGGAACATGGGTTGCCCACCCAGGTATGGTAAGCACGGCAAAAGAGGTTTTTGACCTGCTCGTCCCAAAACCCAATCAAATTTTCCGAAAACGGGAAGATGTCCATGTAACAGCTCAAGAGCTGCTTGCTGTACCGGAAGGAACGATCACAGAGGCAGGATTAAGGACGAATATTAACGTAGGCATCCAATATATCGCTTCTTGGCTAAGCGGCAGGGGTGCGGCACCCATCAATAACTTAATGGAAGATGCTGCAACCGCTGAAATTTCAAGGGCTCAAGTCTGGCAATGGATCCGTCATCCAAAAGGCATTCTCGAAGATGGCAGGAAAATAACCGAGGAATTATTCCATCAAATCAAAGAAGAAGAATTGGCGGTCATTAAATCGGAAGTAGGGGAAGAAACTTTCATATCAGGAAAGTTTGAAGAGTCTACTAAACTATTTGAACAATTGATTGAAGCGGATGACTTTGCAGATTTCTTAACAAACGCGGCATACGAAAAATTATCTTAA
- the citZ gene encoding citrate synthase gives MTATKGLEGVVATTSSVSSIIDDTLTYVGYDIDDLASNATFEEVIYLLWHGALPNKSQLEELTKQLAENAEIPAEVVNHFKTYPIDKVHPMGALRTAVSLLGLYDEEADVMSEEANYRKAIRIQAKIPTLVTTFARVRQGKEAVAPRTDLSFAANFLYMLSGNEPTAIEEEAFNKALVLHADHELNASTFTARVCVATLADIYSGVTAAIGALKGPLHGGANEQVMKMLTEIGSVDNVEPYINEKLANKEKIMGFGHRVYRKGDPRAKHLKEMSQKLTELTGQPQYYDMSIKIHEIVTGQKNLPPNVDFYSASVYHSLGIEHDLFTPIFAVSRASGWIAHILEQYSNNRLIRPRAEYVGPGMQKYVPIENR, from the coding sequence ATGACAGCAACAAAAGGTCTTGAAGGTGTGGTAGCAACAACTTCATCAGTAAGCTCCATTATCGATGACACATTAACGTATGTAGGTTATGACATCGATGATTTGGCTTCAAACGCAACATTCGAGGAAGTAATCTATCTTTTATGGCACGGAGCTCTTCCGAACAAAAGCCAACTAGAAGAATTAACTAAACAACTTGCTGAAAATGCTGAAATTCCAGCTGAAGTGGTAAATCACTTTAAAACATACCCAATTGATAAAGTACATCCAATGGGAGCTCTTCGCACTGCAGTATCTCTTCTTGGTCTTTATGATGAAGAAGCAGATGTAATGAGTGAAGAAGCTAACTATCGTAAAGCAATCCGCATCCAAGCAAAAATCCCTACATTGGTAACAACTTTCGCTCGCGTCCGTCAAGGGAAAGAAGCTGTTGCTCCACGTACAGATTTAAGCTTTGCTGCTAACTTCTTATATATGTTAAGCGGTAACGAACCAACGGCAATCGAAGAAGAAGCATTCAACAAAGCATTGGTTCTTCATGCTGACCATGAATTAAACGCTTCTACATTCACTGCACGCGTTTGTGTGGCAACATTAGCTGATATCTATTCTGGTGTAACTGCTGCCATCGGCGCTTTAAAAGGCCCACTTCACGGCGGAGCTAACGAACAAGTCATGAAAATGCTTACAGAAATAGGTTCAGTTGATAACGTTGAGCCATATATCAACGAAAAATTAGCCAATAAAGAAAAAATCATGGGCTTTGGCCACCGTGTATACCGTAAAGGTGATCCTCGTGCTAAACACCTTAAAGAAATGTCACAAAAACTGACTGAACTTACTGGACAACCGCAATATTATGATATGTCCATCAAAATTCATGAAATCGTAACCGGTCAAAAAAATCTTCCGCCGAACGTGGATTTCTATTCTGCTTCCGTATACCATAGTTTAGGTATCGAGCATGACCTATTTACACCAATCTTTGCTGTAAGCCGTGCTTCAGGCTGGATCGCTCATATCCTTGAGCAATATTCAAACAACCGCCTTATCCGCCCGCGTGCAGAGTATGTTGGACCAGGTATGCAAAAATATGTACCGATTGAAAACCGCTAA
- the pyk gene encoding pyruvate kinase: MRKTKIVCTIGPASESIEKLVQLIEAGMNVARLNFSHGNHEEHAARIRNIREASEKAGKQVAILLDTKGPEIRTNNMENDSMELVAGNEVIISMNEVLGTPEKFSITYGGLMHDVHPGSKILLDDGLIGLEVLKVDEVRKEIHTKILNSGTLKNKKGVNVPGVSVNLPGITEKDEQDILFGIEQGIDFIAASFVRRASDVLEISELLQQNGAEHIQIIPKIENQEGVDRLDEILEVSDGLMVARGDLGVEIPAEEVPLVQKQMIKKCNNAGKPVITATQMLDSMQRNPRPTRAEASDVANAIFDGTDAIMLSGETAAGTYPVEAVQTMHNIASRAETALDYRDILSVRSKVNRHNVTDAIGQSVAHTALNLNAGAIITPTESGHTARMISKYRPKAPIIAVTSNDHVSRRLALAWGVYPQIGPKATTTDEMLQTAIDESLHSGLVSHGDLVVITAGVPVGETGTTNLMKIHVLGEVLLKAQGIGRKSAKGEVVIAKNAKEALEKVTEGSVLVTIGSDREMMPAIEKCAALITEEGGLTSHAAVVGVTLGIPVIVGAEDATKVFTDGQRITVDAGRGVIYDGHANVL; this comes from the coding sequence ATGCGTAAAACCAAGATTGTTTGTACGATTGGACCCGCTAGTGAAAGTATAGAAAAGCTGGTTCAATTAATAGAAGCAGGGATGAATGTGGCACGTCTTAACTTTTCTCATGGAAATCATGAAGAACATGCCGCTAGAATCCGCAATATCAGGGAAGCGAGCGAAAAAGCGGGTAAACAGGTTGCCATCCTATTGGATACAAAAGGACCTGAAATAAGGACAAATAATATGGAAAATGATTCTATGGAGCTTGTAGCCGGCAATGAAGTCATTATTTCCATGAATGAAGTCCTGGGAACACCTGAAAAATTCTCCATTACCTATGGAGGGCTTATGCATGATGTCCACCCAGGATCTAAAATCCTTTTGGATGATGGATTGATCGGTCTTGAGGTGTTGAAGGTAGATGAGGTAAGAAAAGAAATCCATACCAAGATCTTGAATAGCGGTACACTTAAGAACAAAAAAGGCGTGAATGTTCCTGGGGTTTCGGTTAACCTGCCGGGCATAACGGAGAAAGATGAACAGGATATCCTTTTTGGAATCGAACAGGGTATCGACTTCATTGCTGCCTCATTTGTTCGCAGGGCTTCCGACGTGCTTGAAATAAGTGAATTATTGCAGCAAAATGGAGCGGAACATATTCAAATCATCCCTAAAATCGAAAATCAAGAGGGCGTAGACCGTCTTGATGAAATTTTGGAAGTTTCCGATGGCTTGATGGTAGCACGTGGAGACTTGGGAGTGGAAATTCCTGCAGAAGAAGTTCCATTAGTCCAAAAACAAATGATCAAAAAATGTAATAATGCCGGAAAACCAGTCATAACGGCTACACAAATGCTCGATTCGATGCAGCGTAACCCAAGGCCGACCCGAGCAGAAGCAAGTGACGTGGCCAATGCCATATTTGATGGAACGGATGCAATCATGCTTTCTGGCGAAACAGCTGCTGGAACTTATCCTGTCGAAGCGGTGCAAACGATGCATAACATAGCTTCACGTGCTGAAACTGCCCTTGATTATCGGGATATATTATCAGTCAGAAGCAAAGTGAACCGTCATAATGTCACTGATGCTATTGGTCAATCCGTTGCCCATACCGCGCTTAATCTTAATGCCGGGGCAATCATCACCCCTACGGAAAGCGGCCATACGGCAAGGATGATTTCCAAATACCGCCCTAAAGCACCGATCATTGCGGTTACTTCCAATGATCATGTTTCAAGACGGCTTGCATTGGCTTGGGGAGTCTATCCGCAGATTGGTCCAAAAGCGACGACTACCGATGAAATGCTTCAAACCGCAATAGATGAAAGCTTGCATTCTGGCTTAGTTTCCCATGGGGATTTAGTCGTTATTACAGCCGGTGTTCCTGTAGGTGAAACAGGTACGACTAACTTGATGAAAATTCATGTGTTAGGAGAGGTTCTTTTGAAGGCTCAAGGAATCGGCAGGAAATCAGCTAAAGGTGAAGTGGTTATAGCCAAGAATGCCAAGGAAGCTTTGGAAAAAGTGACGGAAGGCTCTGTATTGGTTACGATCGGTTCGGACCGCGAAATGATGCCGGCGATTGAAAAGTGTGCGGCATTGATTACGGAAGAAGGCGGTTTGACAAGCCATGCAGCTGTTGTAGGAGTCACATTGGGCATACCGGTCATCGTTGGGGCTGAGGACGCGACCAAGGTTTTCACGGATGGTCAAAGAATAACAGTCGATGCAGGTCGTGGAGTCATTTATGATGGACATGCCAACGTTTTGTAA
- a CDS encoding FxsA family protein, translated as MKYFLMFIIAMPVVEIIVLLLSGNLIGFWPTLFLIVATGLIGAYLAKRQGMETWKKAQEQIRYGMMPGNEIIDGICIFIGAALLLSPGLISDIMGLILVFPPTRNLLKPIVIRFIMNRMNKGKVTIIRHK; from the coding sequence ATGAAATATTTTTTAATGTTTATCATTGCGATGCCGGTCGTTGAAATTATTGTCCTTTTGCTGTCAGGCAATCTCATTGGTTTTTGGCCAACGCTGTTCCTGATTGTAGCCACAGGCTTGATCGGAGCCTATTTGGCCAAACGGCAAGGGATGGAAACATGGAAAAAGGCACAGGAACAGATTCGTTACGGAATGATGCCAGGAAATGAAATCATTGATGGAATCTGTATCTTTATCGGAGCTGCACTGTTGCTGTCCCCTGGGCTCATCTCGGATATCATGGGATTGATCCTTGTGTTTCCGCCAACCCGGAATCTCCTCAAACCGATTGTTATCCGGTTTATCATGAACAGGATGAATAAAGGGAAAGTTACCATCATTCGGCATAAATAA
- the aceA gene encoding isocitrate lyase — translation MKNERAQKLQLSWENDSRWTGIKRPYTAEEVIKLRGSIDIEQTLARRGSEKLWNLLNTEDFINALGALTGNQAMQQVKAGLKAIYLSGWQVAADANIAGQMYPDQSLYPANSVPQVVKRINQTLQRADQISFAEGKDDIDWFAPIVADAEAGFGGSLNVFELMKGMIEAGAAGVHFEDQLSSEKKCGHLGGKVLLPTQTAVRNLVSARLAADVMGTPTILIARTDADAADLITDDIDPVDAPFITGERTPEGFYRTNAGLDQAIARGLAYAPYADLIWCETSEPNLADARRFAEAIHAEFPGKLLAYNCSPSFNWKAKLSDEEIANYQVELGKLGYKFQFVTLAGFHSLNHSMFNLALGYKERGMAAYSELQQAEFASEPDGYTATRHQREVGTGYFDEVAQVVSGGTSSTTALAGSTETEQFETSK, via the coding sequence ATGAAGAATGAGAGAGCGCAAAAATTACAACTAAGCTGGGAAAATGACTCACGGTGGACTGGAATCAAGCGTCCTTATACGGCCGAAGAAGTTATTAAACTAAGGGGTTCCATCGATATTGAACAAACATTGGCACGTCGTGGTTCTGAAAAACTATGGAATCTATTAAATACAGAGGATTTCATCAATGCATTAGGAGCATTGACTGGTAACCAGGCCATGCAGCAGGTGAAAGCTGGTTTAAAAGCAATCTACTTAAGCGGCTGGCAAGTGGCGGCAGATGCTAACATCGCAGGGCAAATGTACCCTGACCAAAGTTTATATCCAGCCAACTCCGTACCGCAAGTGGTTAAACGCATTAATCAAACACTTCAGCGTGCAGACCAAATCAGCTTTGCTGAAGGAAAAGATGATATCGATTGGTTCGCTCCAATCGTGGCAGATGCTGAAGCTGGCTTTGGCGGTTCCCTTAACGTCTTCGAATTAATGAAAGGCATGATTGAAGCTGGAGCGGCAGGCGTTCACTTTGAAGACCAGCTTTCTTCCGAGAAAAAATGTGGTCACCTAGGCGGTAAAGTCCTTCTTCCAACCCAAACGGCAGTACGGAATTTAGTTTCCGCCCGATTGGCAGCCGACGTAATGGGTACACCGACTATCTTGATTGCCCGTACGGATGCTGATGCTGCAGATTTGATCACCGATGATATTGATCCGGTCGATGCACCATTCATCACGGGTGAAAGGACTCCAGAAGGATTCTACCGCACGAACGCAGGTCTTGACCAAGCAATTGCAAGAGGTCTTGCTTATGCTCCATATGCCGACCTTATCTGGTGTGAGACTTCTGAACCTAATCTAGCGGATGCTCGCCGCTTTGCCGAAGCGATCCATGCAGAGTTCCCGGGCAAACTGCTTGCTTACAATTGTTCCCCATCATTTAACTGGAAAGCGAAATTAAGTGATGAAGAGATTGCCAATTATCAAGTGGAATTGGGTAAATTAGGTTATAAATTCCAATTCGTTACACTTGCAGGCTTCCACTCATTGAATCATAGCATGTTCAACCTTGCTCTTGGTTATAAAGAACGCGGCATGGCTGCATACTCAGAACTTCAACAAGCGGAGTTCGCTAGTGAGCCCGACGGCTATACAGCAACACGTCATCAGCGTGAAGTGGGAACTGGTTACTTTGATGAAGTGGCACAAGTCGTTTCTGGTGGAACATCATCCACAACAGCACTTGCAGGTTCCACTGAAACAGAACAATTCGAGACGTCAAAATAA
- the accD gene encoding acetyl-CoA carboxylase, carboxyltransferase subunit beta: MLKELFAKSKKKYATVPLDREKQDVPEGIMTKCTGCKKIMYTKELVKNKKVCLHCGHHHPMSSHERIEFLFDAGSFNEFDKEMISVNPLEFPDYLEKLEKDRKKAKINEAVVTGVGSINGYQVSTAIMDSNFRMGSMGSVVGEKITRAIERAGELKIPFIIFTASGGARMQEGVLSLMQMAKTSAALKIFSNEGGLIISMMTHPTTGGVSASFASLGDINLAEPGALIGFAGRRIIEQTIHEELPEDFQTAEFLMKHGQLDAVVKRTEMKETLTTILKIHAPGGEWL, encoded by the coding sequence TTGCTTAAAGAGCTATTTGCGAAGTCTAAGAAGAAATATGCAACGGTTCCTTTAGATCGGGAGAAACAAGATGTACCAGAAGGGATCATGACAAAGTGCACCGGCTGTAAAAAAATCATGTATACAAAAGAATTGGTGAAAAACAAGAAAGTTTGTTTACATTGCGGGCATCACCATCCGATGTCTTCCCATGAGCGCATCGAATTTTTATTCGACGCCGGCAGTTTTAATGAATTTGATAAAGAAATGATTTCCGTTAACCCGCTTGAATTTCCGGATTACTTAGAAAAATTGGAAAAAGATAGAAAGAAAGCCAAGATTAATGAGGCGGTTGTCACAGGAGTTGGAAGCATCAATGGGTACCAAGTTTCAACAGCCATAATGGATTCGAATTTCCGGATGGGGAGCATGGGCTCCGTTGTTGGGGAAAAAATTACCCGTGCCATCGAACGTGCAGGTGAATTGAAGATTCCGTTCATCATATTTACGGCATCAGGCGGCGCTCGGATGCAGGAGGGTGTTTTAAGCTTGATGCAAATGGCAAAGACAAGTGCAGCACTTAAGATATTCAGCAATGAAGGCGGGCTGATCATATCAATGATGACCCATCCTACCACAGGTGGGGTTTCGGCAAGTTTCGCATCACTTGGCGATATTAACCTAGCCGAACCTGGAGCCCTTATTGGTTTTGCGGGAAGACGGATCATTGAACAGACGATCCATGAAGAGCTTCCTGAAGATTTCCAAACGGCTGAATTCTTGATGAAACACGGCCAATTGGATGCGGTCGTCAAACGGACGGAAATGAAGGAAACCTTGACGACGATCCTTAAAATCCATGCCCCGGGCGGTGAGTGGTTATGA